In Lolium perenne isolate Kyuss_39 chromosome 5, Kyuss_2.0, whole genome shotgun sequence, the sequence ttcggacgataactttgaaggtggactttttaggcatagatgcagttggatgacggtctatgtactttgtcgtaatgcccaattaaatctcactatactcatcatgatatgtatgtgcatggtcatgctctctttatttgtcaattgcccaactgtaatttgttcacccaacatgctgtttatcttatgggagagacacctctagtgaactgtggaccccggtccaattctctttactgaaatacaatctactgcaatacttgttctactgttttctgcaaacaatcatcttccacacaatacggttaactctttgttacagcaagccggtgagattgacaacctcactgtttcgttggggcaaagtactttggttgtgttgtgcaggttccacgttggcgccggaatccctggtgttgcgccgcactacatcccgccgccatcaaccttcaacgtgcttcttggctcctcctggttcgataaaccttggtttctttctgagggaaaacttgctgctgtgcgcatcataccttcctcttggggttgcccaacgaacgtgtgaaatacacgccatcagggtcCTCCGCTACTCAGCCCGTAGTCGCGCATAGAGCCTCCCGACGTCGTCCACCGCCGCGTCCAGCATCGCCCGGTCCCTCtgtctgaccagaaccctccaggACTGCATATGAATGAGCATATGATAGAAAACATCAGCTGGGTTCCCGATCATCTTTCCTTCAAAGACTAGTTTGTTGCGCGTGTTCCAAAGAGTCCAACACATGGCAGCAAACGTGAACCAAACTAGCCTACGAAGGGGGCCGTAAAGCCCCTGGGCGATTGCAATGAACTCCCCCGGTCCCGTGGGGTTCCGATCATGATGGAGGAGTTCCCTAACCCCAGCCCACATGAGTTTGGCGATGGGGCAGGAGAAGAAGATGTGATTGCAATCTTCAATCTCCTGGCACAGAGCGCACCTCCCGTCCGAGGGTCCGTGGCGCTTGGCAACTTGCTCGGCAGAAGGTAACCTACCACGGATGAGTTGCCAAAGAAACACCCGAATCTTAGGGGGAACCCTGGTGCGCCAAGCGTCTTTGAAACAAGTGACCGTCGCTCCCTGCGCCAGTGCAAGATAGACTGAACTGGTGGTGTAGGCCCCTGAAGCGTCAAGGGACCAGGACACCTTGTCATCCTCAAGACCCGGTTGCCAACCCATGACCTCCCGACGAAGGTTGTCCCATTCAACCAATTCAACCATCCCAAATTGCCGCCGAAATGCAACACCCCACTCCCCAGGGTGCCCATCCGGTGGCTTGGCATCAAACACCTAGATGGACGGATCCGTGCAGCAACTGAATAGGTGGGGGAACCTGGCCATAAAAGGGCCCCTCCCAGTCCACTAGTCCAGCCAGAACCTGGTGCGCCTCCCGTTGCGCGCCACGTGCTTGGCTCCAAGTTTGAAATACCATTTAATCTTCTGAATGGAATTCCAAAATTGGAAGCCTCTGGTAGGGACCGCTTCGTCGAAGAGATCCCTTCCCCCTAGATACTTAGCACAGATGATGTCTGCCCATAGACCATCCGCGTCTTGGTACAACTTCCAAATCCACTTGAGCATCAAAGCGATGTTCATGAGTTTGGTGTTGAGGATTCCCAATCCTCCAAA encodes:
- the LOC139831741 gene encoding uncharacterized protein; translated protein: MGWQPGLEDDKVSWSLDASGAYTTSSVYLALAQGATVTCFKDAWRTRVPPKIRVFLWQLIRGRLPSAEQVAKRHGPSDGRCALCQEIEDCNHIFFSCPIAKLMWAGVRELLHHDRNPTGPGEFIAIAQGLYGPLRRLVWFTFAAMCWTLWNTRNKLVFEGKMIGNPADVFYHMLIHMQSWRVLVRQRDRAMLDAAVDDVGRLYARLRAE